The proteins below are encoded in one region of Halalkalicoccus jeotgali B3:
- a CDS encoding DUF7268 family protein — translation MANDADRNLADLARAALLGAVVGGGLVIVFIIAGWSRGDASDVAFSLSALVFGFGLTVWASTVLLSESLAGMHTTLDREWSAADTRRAMAVLTVLGAAGMVSASIMTILLGG, via the coding sequence ATGGCTAATGACGCCGACCGGAACCTTGCCGACCTCGCGCGTGCGGCCCTGCTGGGTGCAGTCGTCGGTGGCGGACTCGTCATCGTGTTCATTATTGCCGGTTGGTCACGAGGCGATGCCAGCGACGTTGCGTTTTCACTCTCGGCGCTCGTTTTCGGCTTCGGGCTGACAGTCTGGGCCAGCACAGTGTTGCTCAGTGAGTCGCTTGCGGGTATGCATACTACGCTCGACCGTGAGTGGAGCGCCGCCGACACGCGGCGGGCAATGGCGGTCCTGACCGTCCTCGGCGCGGCCGGAATGGTGAGTGCGTCGATTATGACGATACTCCTGGGTGGATAG
- a CDS encoding ABC transporter permease, with amino-acid sequence MSTETQTTTEGRGIVERLRASPFLTKLLSNRLAIVGLLIIAGALVVAVYARFAYDIQALTATRYNTNPTEAAPSAQYWFGTDGQARDIFPRVLYGAWYAMKFGTVTVAASTVLGVGLGIVAAYYGDLTDNVIMRTMDVLLSFPSLLLALALVTVFPDSLGLWRAVAALTLVYTPRFARVVRGTALKVLEDEYIDATYALGATDPRLLVRHVLPNCLAPITVQSTLNFGLAIIDIAALSFLGFGASPGSPSWGMMLSNGVNYGLFSGAWWWSFFPGLVLALLVLGFNLLGDGMRDALDPRMRETVD; translated from the coding sequence ATGAGCACGGAAACCCAAACCACGACGGAGGGACGCGGCATCGTCGAGCGACTGCGGGCGAGTCCGTTCCTCACGAAACTGCTGTCGAATCGGCTCGCCATCGTCGGGCTTCTCATCATCGCCGGCGCGCTCGTCGTCGCGGTGTACGCCCGATTCGCCTACGACATTCAGGCGCTGACTGCGACCCGGTACAACACGAACCCGACCGAAGCCGCCCCGAGCGCCCAGTACTGGTTCGGGACGGACGGCCAGGCACGGGACATCTTCCCGCGCGTGCTGTACGGGGCGTGGTACGCGATGAAGTTCGGGACGGTCACTGTCGCAGCGTCGACCGTCCTCGGCGTGGGACTGGGCATCGTTGCGGCCTACTACGGCGACCTCACGGACAACGTCATCATGCGGACGATGGACGTGCTGTTGTCGTTCCCGTCGTTGTTGCTGGCGCTTGCGCTCGTGACTGTCTTTCCAGATTCGCTGGGGCTCTGGCGTGCGGTCGCGGCACTCACGCTCGTCTACACGCCGCGATTCGCCCGCGTCGTTCGCGGAACCGCCCTGAAGGTCCTCGAAGACGAATACATCGACGCCACGTACGCGCTCGGCGCGACCGACCCGCGACTACTGGTGCGTCACGTCCTGCCGAACTGTCTTGCGCCCATCACCGTCCAGTCGACGCTGAACTTCGGGCTGGCCATCATCGACATCGCTGCGCTGTCGTTTCTCGGATTCGGCGCGAGTCCGGGGTCACCGTCGTGGGGGATGATGCTCTCGAACGGCGTCAACTACGGCCTGTTCTCGGGGGCGTGGTGGTGGTCCTTCTTCCCTGGGCTGGTACTTGCGTTGCTGGTGCTCGGATTCAACCTACTCGGCGATGGCATGCGTGACGCCCTCGACCCCAGGATGCGCGAGACCGTCGACTGA
- a CDS encoding DUF4350 domain-containing protein has product MSWLQDWSYPRLLFYTLAAVLLIGLLVGASTSGVAFGTYTHDWDGTSELRSEARAAGAEPIVATDTSRYEDVEANGTVAIAIAAEESYGPEDRARLNDFVRRGGTLVIADDIGQTNQLLQELGSSTRIDGALLRDEREYYRSPALPVAIETADHPYVNNSDSFTLNYGTALDPNGAEVLIQTSEYAYLDSTPNGAFDENETLGPRPIMTTESVGQGELVVVSDSSALINAMLERPGNRAFVGTLFDAHDRVLIDQSRSDGLPPLALALLALRESAFLQLALAVGLVGMVALVDTRPGWVRGFGHRFGQSTRPNHVEPDLGASDLRAVLATQYPEWDSDRRERIIQTIMNGRKKGDNND; this is encoded by the coding sequence ATGTCCTGGCTTCAGGATTGGTCATACCCGCGACTGCTATTTTATACGCTTGCAGCTGTCCTCCTGATCGGCCTGCTCGTCGGCGCGAGCACCTCAGGCGTGGCTTTCGGCACTTACACCCACGACTGGGACGGGACATCGGAGCTCCGCTCGGAGGCACGGGCCGCGGGCGCAGAACCGATCGTCGCGACTGACACGAGTAGGTATGAGGACGTCGAGGCTAACGGCACCGTCGCAATCGCGATCGCTGCCGAAGAGTCCTACGGGCCTGAGGATCGCGCGCGCCTCAATGACTTCGTCAGGCGCGGGGGAACGCTGGTGATCGCCGACGATATCGGGCAGACGAACCAGCTCCTCCAAGAGTTAGGCTCGAGTACCCGTATCGATGGAGCCCTGTTGCGTGACGAACGCGAGTACTACCGCTCGCCAGCCCTGCCTGTCGCGATTGAAACGGCCGATCACCCCTACGTCAATAACAGCGACTCGTTCACACTGAACTACGGGACAGCGCTCGACCCCAACGGTGCCGAGGTGCTGATTCAGACCTCGGAGTACGCCTATCTCGACAGCACCCCTAATGGGGCGTTCGACGAGAACGAGACTCTCGGTCCTCGGCCGATCATGACGACCGAATCCGTCGGACAGGGGGAGCTCGTCGTGGTCAGTGACTCCAGCGCGCTGATCAACGCCATGCTTGAACGGCCCGGCAACCGGGCGTTTGTCGGGACGCTGTTCGACGCTCACGACCGGGTGCTGATCGACCAGTCTCGATCCGATGGACTGCCGCCGCTCGCGCTCGCGCTGCTGGCGCTTCGCGAGTCCGCGTTCTTGCAATTGGCGCTCGCTGTGGGACTCGTCGGTATGGTTGCGCTCGTGGACACGCGACCGGGCTGGGTGCGTGGATTTGGACATCGCTTCGGCCAATCAACCCGTCCCAATCATGTCGAACCAGACCTCGGGGCGTCTGACCTGCGGGCGGTTCTTGCCACCCAGTACCCTGAATGGGATTCGGATCGTCGCGAACGTATTATACAAACAATTATGAATGGACGAAAAAAAGGAGACAACAATGACTGA
- a CDS encoding AAA family ATPase: MTDPAAMYENLREEMGTVLIGNEAIIEQLTVALLSNGHVLLEGVPGVAKTTMANLFARASGLDYNRIQMTPDVLPADVTGTHVYHDQTGEFSLQRGPIFANFVVADEINRATPKTQSALLEAMQERTATIEGQTLDLPEPFIVVATQNPIEMEGTFELPEAQRDRFLFKLVVDLPTREDESALLDRFDSAPELGPEAIDQVVTPTGILEARQVVSNVHVDERVKGYILDLVDATRNHGDIAHGTSPRASLALLDAAKARAAIHGRDYAIPDDAKTLVRPTFTHRLVLSTDAELSGVTAEDALEEIMATVQPPGSDAERERESAVSDGGRSRMGE; this comes from the coding sequence ATGACTGATCCCGCTGCGATGTATGAGAACCTTCGCGAGGAAATGGGGACGGTACTCATCGGCAACGAAGCGATTATCGAGCAGTTGACGGTCGCGCTGCTGTCGAATGGGCACGTCCTTCTCGAGGGAGTCCCGGGGGTTGCGAAGACGACGATGGCGAACCTGTTTGCTCGCGCCTCGGGGCTCGACTACAACCGGATCCAGATGACGCCCGACGTCCTGCCGGCCGACGTGACCGGTACACACGTCTATCACGACCAGACCGGCGAGTTCTCGCTCCAACGGGGCCCGATCTTCGCAAACTTCGTCGTCGCTGACGAGATTAACCGTGCGACGCCAAAAACCCAGAGTGCACTCTTGGAGGCGATGCAGGAACGGACCGCTACGATCGAGGGACAGACGCTTGACCTCCCGGAACCGTTCATCGTGGTCGCGACCCAGAACCCCATCGAGATGGAAGGGACCTTCGAACTGCCTGAGGCCCAGCGCGATCGCTTTCTCTTCAAACTGGTCGTCGACCTCCCAACTCGTGAAGACGAGTCGGCGCTGCTTGATCGGTTCGATTCGGCGCCAGAACTGGGGCCTGAGGCGATCGACCAGGTCGTCACTCCAACGGGGATCCTCGAGGCCCGACAGGTTGTATCGAACGTCCACGTCGACGAGCGCGTCAAGGGATATATTCTCGATCTCGTTGATGCGACACGAAACCACGGCGACATCGCTCACGGGACCTCCCCGCGGGCGTCGCTCGCGTTGCTCGACGCTGCGAAGGCTCGCGCGGCGATCCACGGCCGAGACTATGCTATTCCCGACGACGCCAAAACCCTCGTTCGACCAACCTTCACCCACCGGCTCGTGCTCTCGACCGACGCTGAACTCAGTGGTGTCACGGCCGAAGACGCCCTCGAAGAAATCATGGCGACGGTCCAGCCGCCGGGAAGCGATGCTGAACGCGAACGCGAGAGTGCGGTCTCGGACGGCGGCCGATCGCGGATGGGCGAGTAG
- a CDS encoding arginase family protein: protein MGKCIYNDGLRASKNYYVDRPRGFWSGPDTYEERCEAGMKWYTAIEAAKYDLSQIITDAIKRAIDGTDAGCDFFDIDTMKPAYWSSTGELEPSGLVPTRR from the coding sequence GTGGGCAAGTGCATCTACAACGACGGCCTGAGGGCCAGCAAGAACTATTACGTTGATCGGCCCCGCGGGTTTTGGTCCGGGCCCGACACTTATGAGGAGAGGTGCGAAGCTGGTATGAAGTGGTACACCGCCATTGAGGCCGCCAAGTACGACCTGAGCCAGATTATCACCGACGCCATCAAGCGAGCGATCGACGGCACTGACGCGGGATGTGACTTCTTTGATATTGATACCATGAAGCCCGCTTATTGGTCCAGTACCGGCGAGCTTGAGCCGAGTGGTCTTGTCCCCACGAGGCGATAA
- a CDS encoding DUF7529 family protein, giving the protein MSDNATGGDPSPVQTTAGWQAVVEDMAATSQEYRERGWTTLELHPGDSVLVDSEFRTGLDVLLPGPEYDELESLLDDCSFTDSEVFRAEREGLVYLLVVEKDPDREVAVFVPAYYDLQSARSTLETIDAAGELRLFCRRLNDDYVEFVHDEPSPFLPDV; this is encoded by the coding sequence ATGAGCGACAACGCTACCGGTGGCGATCCATCACCCGTACAGACGACGGCCGGCTGGCAGGCCGTCGTTGAGGACATGGCCGCGACCTCCCAGGAGTACCGCGAGCGCGGCTGGACCACGCTCGAACTCCACCCCGGTGATTCGGTACTCGTCGACTCGGAGTTCCGGACGGGTCTGGACGTCCTGCTTCCCGGTCCCGAGTACGATGAGCTCGAATCCCTTCTTGACGACTGCTCGTTTACCGATTCGGAGGTGTTTCGAGCCGAACGGGAGGGATTGGTCTATCTGCTCGTCGTCGAGAAGGACCCGGATCGGGAGGTCGCCGTCTTCGTGCCCGCGTACTACGATCTCCAATCCGCCCGAAGTACGCTCGAGACGATCGACGCCGCCGGCGAACTACGCCTGTTCTGCCGACGGCTGAACGACGACTACGTGGAGTTCGTCCACGATGAGCCATCGCCGTTTCTTCCCGACGTCTAA
- a CDS encoding ABC transporter permease, which produces MVSKRFIAKRILLLVPVLFGVATLVFAILHLSPGDPAVAIAGDRASQAYIEQVRAELGLNEPIWQQYVTYLGDVATFNFGDSYQVNRGTPVSQILADRLPITIELAVLGQIAGLTFGVPLGILSAIKQDTITDHLTRVGALGGISIPIYWSGPLLILLFAQFLGVLPTSGRIGSAHFIDSVTGFILVDTLLEGDLEAFQSAVLHLLLPVVVLGIYSMALISRMMRSSMLEVIRQDYMRTARSKGQGAKITILKHGLRNAFIPVITVVGIQFGSLLGGAVLTETVFEINGIGTLLVDAINRSDYPVVQATVLVFAVLYTLVNLLVDVTYSVLDPRIEQ; this is translated from the coding sequence ATGGTCTCGAAGCGGTTTATCGCTAAACGAATACTGTTGCTCGTCCCCGTTTTGTTCGGCGTGGCAACGCTCGTCTTCGCGATTCTCCATCTCTCGCCGGGCGATCCCGCGGTCGCGATCGCAGGTGATCGAGCGAGTCAGGCGTACATCGAGCAGGTCCGAGCGGAACTCGGGTTGAACGAACCGATCTGGCAGCAGTACGTTACGTATCTCGGCGACGTCGCGACGTTCAACTTCGGCGATTCCTACCAGGTGAACCGTGGCACACCGGTCAGTCAGATCCTCGCCGATCGCCTCCCGATCACCATCGAACTCGCCGTTCTCGGCCAGATAGCGGGCCTAACCTTCGGCGTCCCGCTGGGAATCCTGAGCGCGATCAAGCAGGACACGATCACCGACCATTTGACACGCGTCGGTGCACTCGGGGGCATCAGCATCCCGATCTACTGGAGCGGCCCGCTGTTGATCCTGCTGTTCGCTCAGTTTCTCGGCGTGCTCCCGACGAGTGGCCGCATCGGGTCGGCACACTTCATCGACTCGGTCACGGGGTTCATCCTCGTCGATACGCTCCTCGAAGGGGATCTAGAGGCGTTCCAGTCGGCCGTTCTTCATCTCCTGTTGCCGGTCGTGGTACTCGGTATCTACTCGATGGCGCTCATCTCGCGGATGATGCGCTCGTCGATGCTCGAGGTCATTCGCCAGGACTACATGCGAACCGCCCGCTCGAAGGGCCAGGGCGCGAAGATCACGATTCTGAAACACGGCCTGCGAAACGCCTTCATTCCCGTCATCACGGTCGTCGGGATCCAGTTCGGCTCGCTACTGGGGGGTGCGGTCCTCACCGAGACCGTCTTCGAGATCAACGGCATCGGCACGCTGTTGGTCGATGCCATCAATCGGAGCGACTACCCGGTCGTACAGGCGACCGTCCTAGTGTTTGCCGTCCTATATACGCTCGTGAACCTCCTCGTCGACGTCACCTACTCAGTTCTCGACCCACGGATCGAACAATGA
- a CDS encoding ABC transporter substrate-binding protein, whose product MDGDDSHVSRRSFLKSAGAATVATTATGSMAGCLGGGGDGDGGGTLRYGRSAHSDSLDPQNTTSGEVAKVTNQAYEGLVDFQPGEATLTESLATDWTMEGENVTLTLREGVTFHDGSDFTADDFIATYRRFVDEDYEYYFEDASSYGPFTLGNWIDSVEKNGDYELNVTLTQPYAPFLRNLAMFAAVVLSQDAIEGDVDLDQEMIGTGPFELGELDDANNRIQLTAYDDYWGDGPTVDEVLFLTRGQNSTRAQALLEDELEIIDGLDPDTIEQIDGADGAEAQSAEGINIGYMSFNMSRVEEFRDRQVRQAISYAIDTQAIVENIYSGVATQADQPIPPALFGHNDDLSPYPYDPEQAQTLLEEAGYGDGFAFELTTFQNARGYNPAPLPTAETIRTNLADIGIEVTIDDRQFSDYLTYTSEGRHDASLAGWYTDNADPDNFCYVLLHPQTDVPEGQDWVSWDTEGYNTSNRSAWANQEYMSVVEEAQQVADQEERATLYSEAASIANEEAPWVYIDYADEVRGVSNRVSNYTISAIGGPFLHLVELE is encoded by the coding sequence ATGGATGGTGACGACAGTCACGTTTCTAGGCGTAGTTTCTTGAAAAGTGCCGGGGCCGCGACGGTCGCGACGACCGCGACGGGTTCGATGGCCGGCTGTCTCGGCGGGGGCGGTGATGGCGACGGTGGCGGTACGCTTCGGTACGGTCGCAGCGCTCACTCTGACTCCCTCGATCCGCAAAACACCACCAGCGGCGAGGTAGCGAAGGTAACCAATCAGGCCTACGAGGGACTCGTCGATTTCCAGCCCGGCGAGGCCACACTCACCGAGAGCCTTGCAACCGACTGGACGATGGAGGGCGAAAACGTCACGCTGACGCTCCGCGAGGGCGTGACGTTTCACGACGGGAGTGACTTCACCGCCGACGACTTCATCGCGACGTACCGCCGGTTCGTCGACGAGGACTACGAGTACTACTTCGAGGATGCCTCCTCCTATGGACCGTTCACGCTCGGCAACTGGATCGACAGCGTCGAGAAAAACGGCGACTACGAGCTGAACGTCACGCTGACACAGCCCTACGCGCCGTTCCTACGCAACCTCGCGATGTTCGCGGCGGTCGTCCTCTCACAGGATGCCATCGAGGGCGACGTCGATCTTGACCAGGAGATGATCGGTACCGGTCCCTTCGAGCTGGGCGAGCTCGACGACGCCAACAACCGCATCCAACTCACCGCCTACGACGACTACTGGGGCGATGGACCGACCGTCGACGAGGTGCTGTTCCTGACGCGCGGCCAGAACTCCACGCGTGCACAGGCGCTCCTAGAGGACGAATTGGAGATCATCGACGGGCTCGATCCGGACACCATCGAGCAGATCGACGGCGCCGACGGTGCAGAAGCCCAGTCTGCCGAGGGTATCAACATCGGGTATATGTCGTTCAACATGTCCCGTGTCGAGGAGTTCCGCGATCGGCAAGTCCGACAGGCGATCAGCTATGCCATCGACACCCAAGCCATCGTCGAGAACATCTACTCCGGGGTTGCAACGCAAGCGGACCAGCCGATTCCACCCGCGCTGTTCGGTCACAACGATGACCTCAGCCCGTACCCGTACGATCCCGAGCAAGCCCAGACACTGCTGGAAGAGGCCGGATACGGCGACGGGTTCGCCTTCGAACTGACGACGTTCCAGAACGCCCGTGGCTACAACCCTGCACCGCTCCCGACCGCAGAAACTATCCGGACGAACCTCGCGGATATCGGAATCGAGGTCACGATCGACGACCGGCAGTTCTCGGATTACCTCACCTACACCAGCGAGGGCCGTCACGACGCCTCGCTTGCGGGCTGGTACACCGACAACGCCGACCCCGACAACTTCTGTTACGTCCTGTTGCACCCCCAGACCGACGTCCCGGAGGGACAGGACTGGGTTTCGTGGGACACAGAGGGCTACAACACGTCGAACCGCTCGGCCTGGGCGAACCAGGAGTACATGAGCGTCGTCGAAGAGGCCCAGCAGGTGGCTGACCAAGAGGAACGTGCCACACTCTATAGCGAGGCGGCGTCCATCGCCAACGAGGAGGCCCCGTGGGTCTACATCGACTACGCTGACGAGGTTCGCGGCGTCAGCAACCGCGTGAGCAACTACACCATCTCGGCGATCGGCGGTCCGTTCCTGCACCTCGTCGAACTGGAATAA
- a CDS encoding ABC transporter ATP-binding protein, protein MPDILSLTDLKTQFKTKHGAVKAVDGIDLTIEEGETVGLVGESGSGKSVTALSAMDLVDDPGEVVDGRVTFRTAELAAELIAEFDGALVSYPFELVEAIREIAGDLRTNTGTDTARAELRRIADDLANRADPAGLADDLRDAATRLEERVTPLVVADELDNAVDEATEGFVYVDEDALTRIRDGASPTETSIEEGVVDLTATPEEAMRHVRGGSMGMIFQDPMTSLNPAVTVGEQVAESLRLHRYGGRKSDTWPNAIREILPKVGGRTDDEKVMADVVEILTEVGIPEATARLEEYPHEFSGGMRQRVLIATALACRPDLLIADEPTTALDVTIQAQILDLIDDLQDEFGMSVLMITHDLGVVAETCDRVAVMYAGEIVEEGPVEEIFHNPSHPYTYTLLESIPTEEKDRLTPIEGNVPDLIDLPDGCHFAPRCPWAKEECTGGEIPFLQHGPEEVDHRSKCILEEFDTSGYGSTGVASDTGHDIGEPLVEINGLRKYYEQEAGYLDRLFPGEKPSVKAVDGLDLEVHEGETLGLVGESGCGKSTAGRAILHLDPPTDGTVVFAGADLGDLSKSELRKKRKDMQMVFQDPMSSLDPRMTVGQTVMEPLKIHGLAEGRRRQRVLELLEEVGLDTSQYGRYPHELSGGQRQRVGIARALAVDPDFIVADEPVSALDVSVQAQIINLMEDLQEEFGLTYLFIAHDLSVVRHISDRVAVMYLGEIMEIADTDDLFANPKHPYTNALLSAIPEPDPLADTDERTILQGDVPSPIDPPSGCSFRTRCPAIIPPDDIEIEQERYREVMFYRQRVEARDIDLEAARKSAATPTDADSRAVADGGNGFASVLSAQFFDGPLSGEARETVKESFHHLEDGDWQAAEAVLEETFESVCERDDPARGEDDHPTACHLY, encoded by the coding sequence GTGCCTGATATCTTATCTCTCACCGATCTGAAAACACAGTTCAAGACGAAACACGGCGCGGTAAAGGCCGTCGACGGCATCGACCTCACTATTGAGGAAGGCGAGACCGTCGGTCTCGTCGGCGAGTCCGGATCGGGAAAGAGCGTCACCGCCCTCTCGGCGATGGACCTCGTGGACGATCCCGGAGAAGTCGTTGACGGGCGCGTGACGTTTCGGACGGCCGAGTTGGCCGCAGAACTCATCGCGGAGTTCGACGGTGCCCTCGTGTCGTACCCGTTCGAACTCGTCGAGGCGATCCGTGAGATCGCCGGCGACCTTCGCACCAACACCGGTACCGACACCGCCAGAGCGGAACTGCGAAGAATCGCCGACGACCTCGCCAATCGAGCCGATCCCGCGGGGTTGGCGGACGATCTCCGTGACGCTGCGACCCGACTCGAAGAACGGGTGACGCCGCTGGTCGTTGCCGACGAACTCGATAACGCCGTCGACGAGGCGACGGAGGGTTTCGTCTACGTCGACGAGGACGCACTCACACGCATCCGGGACGGCGCGTCGCCGACGGAAACGAGTATCGAGGAGGGCGTAGTCGATCTGACGGCCACACCCGAGGAAGCGATGCGCCACGTGCGCGGCGGGTCGATGGGGATGATCTTTCAGGACCCGATGACCTCGCTCAACCCGGCGGTCACGGTCGGCGAACAGGTCGCCGAGTCGCTTCGCCTCCACCGGTACGGCGGCCGGAAATCCGACACGTGGCCCAACGCGATCCGGGAGATCCTCCCGAAGGTCGGCGGCCGCACGGACGACGAGAAAGTGATGGCCGACGTCGTCGAGATACTCACCGAAGTCGGAATCCCCGAGGCCACCGCCCGCCTCGAGGAGTACCCCCACGAGTTCTCCGGTGGGATGCGCCAGCGCGTGCTGATCGCCACCGCACTCGCGTGCCGCCCGGACCTGCTCATCGCCGACGAACCGACGACGGCACTGGACGTGACCATTCAGGCCCAGATCCTCGATCTCATCGACGATCTGCAGGACGAGTTCGGAATGTCGGTCCTGATGATTACCCACGATCTAGGGGTTGTCGCCGAGACCTGCGACCGGGTTGCGGTTATGTACGCCGGCGAGATCGTCGAGGAGGGCCCCGTCGAGGAGATCTTCCACAACCCGAGCCACCCCTATACGTACACGCTTCTCGAGTCCATTCCGACCGAGGAGAAAGACCGCCTCACACCGATCGAGGGCAACGTCCCCGACCTCATCGACCTGCCCGATGGATGCCATTTCGCACCGCGCTGTCCGTGGGCGAAAGAGGAGTGCACTGGGGGAGAGATACCGTTTCTCCAACACGGACCCGAAGAAGTCGACCACCGCTCGAAGTGCATCCTCGAGGAGTTCGATACGAGCGGGTACGGATCGACGGGCGTCGCAAGCGACACCGGCCACGACATCGGCGAGCCTCTCGTCGAGATCAATGGGCTTCGCAAGTACTACGAACAGGAAGCGGGTTACCTCGATCGGCTGTTCCCCGGCGAGAAACCGAGCGTAAAGGCCGTCGACGGCCTCGATCTCGAGGTTCACGAAGGCGAAACCCTCGGCCTCGTCGGCGAATCGGGCTGTGGGAAATCGACCGCGGGGCGGGCCATTCTCCATCTCGACCCGCCGACCGACGGGACGGTCGTGTTCGCGGGTGCGGACCTCGGAGACCTCTCGAAGTCCGAACTCCGCAAGAAGCGCAAGGACATGCAGATGGTCTTCCAGGACCCGATGTCGAGTCTCGACCCCCGGATGACGGTCGGCCAGACCGTCATGGAACCCTTGAAGATCCACGGCCTCGCCGAAGGGCGCCGCCGCCAACGGGTGCTCGAACTCTTAGAAGAGGTGGGTCTCGATACGAGCCAGTACGGTCGCTACCCACACGAACTGTCCGGCGGACAACGCCAACGGGTCGGTATCGCGCGGGCGCTCGCCGTCGATCCGGATTTCATCGTCGCCGACGAGCCCGTCTCGGCCCTCGACGTCTCCGTGCAGGCACAGATCATCAACCTCATGGAGGACCTCCAGGAGGAGTTCGGCCTCACGTACCTATTTATCGCTCACGACCTCTCGGTCGTCAGACACATCTCCGATCGCGTTGCCGTGATGTATCTCGGGGAGATCATGGAGATTGCGGACACCGACGACCTGTTCGCGAACCCGAAACACCCGTATACCAACGCGTTGCTCTCGGCGATCCCCGAGCCCGATCCGCTCGCCGATACCGACGAGCGGACCATCCTTCAGGGCGACGTCCCCTCACCCATCGACCCACCATCGGGGTGTAGCTTCCGAACCCGGTGTCCTGCGATCATCCCGCCCGATGACATCGAGATCGAACAGGAACGCTATCGGGAGGTCATGTTCTACCGACAGCGCGTCGAAGCCCGCGACATCGACCTGGAGGCCGCCCGAAAATCGGCCGCCACCCCGACCGATGCCGACAGTCGCGCGGTCGCAGACGGCGGAAACGGGTTCGCGAGCGTCCTCTCCGCGCAGTTCTTCGATGGGCCCCTTTCGGGGGAGGCCCGCGAGACCGTCAAGGAGTCGTTTCACCACCTCGAGGACGGTGACTGGCAGGCGGCCGAGGCCGTCCTCGAAGAGACGTTCGAGAGCGTCTGTGAGCGTGACGATCCCGCTCGCGGCGAGGACGACCACCCCACAGCGTGCCATCTGTACTGA